In Panicum virgatum strain AP13 chromosome 5K, P.virgatum_v5, whole genome shotgun sequence, the genomic window CTGTGCCACTTTAATCCTTTCTCCATTTATTCTCAGGCCCTAACAACCTACTTGCATATCTTGATTGTTTAGAGCGGTCACTGTTGCACCAACAGACACAGTGTTagaacataaaaaaaaagattctgAATTAGACTTTATCTACACCTATATCCCGTACTTACAATATATATACAGAGAGAATCCAACCACTGTTTCCTCTACTCTGTTATATTCTTACATTCCGTATCCAGGGTCACTCTATTGCAATACCAGATACAACACCTATATTGCAATAACAACTAAAAAAATAGCAAAGATTGTCTACATGAGAAAAATGGTCTTTGCTTCCGATGAAAGCACCTGGCACGTTGATACTTCAATTCTTCTTATGATATACTGGCTTGATCTTGATGTTTGCAGGTTCTGTGATCCCCTTGCATGTGTGCTCCTCCACCTGATGTCGTTGGGCCTGAGGTAAGCAGCCACACCCTTTGCtcatacaaaaaaaatatatacgagtTACACTCCTGAATTTGACCTATACAGAACCATGGGCATGGGCGCCAGGGAACACAAGCTGTGACGAGCAAGTCAGTCCGCCGCACCAAGACCCATTGCGTGATTCTCTGAAAGATTTTCATGCTTCAGTAGTTCACACCTCCagcatatttatttatttattttgtaaaaagggacCTTGAAGTTGAAGTGCTCATATAACGTTAATATGTCCTTGGACCTCCTAAGGCCTAAGCTAATGTCTGAATGTACCACCAGAAGTGCCCATGCGAATGAAATAGACCACCACAACTGCCCATTCGAATGAATTAGAGACCATAACTGCTAGCAACCATTGGATTACTTCAAGTACAGAAAATTCCTCGTACGAAAGTTACGATGGCTTCTCTACATGCATGCAAGTGAATGAATAATATTCATGTGTCCATGACCTTTTAAATTACTCAATTGAAACACATGGAGTGTTACCACACAAAAGTAGAAGTTTATCTAACATAGTACCACTAGCCAGTCACCAAAGGCTAGAGCGCGCCAAAGGCGCGCCATAATTTCTAGTATTAATCTAATTGTTAGGAAAAACAGCTCTTTGTCGTTTGCAATTTAGCGCTGATGATGAGAGTTGAGAGGCAATGAGCCATCACCCCATCAGCACTGGCTGCCTACCGGAGaggcggagagagagagagagaatccaAGCATGCACAGCAAGCGGCTCGTTGCTAGACGGTGCACGCGTACGGGCGCGTTGGGGCGCGAGAGGGCTCTGCAGCATGCACCTAGCCTTGGGCCTGGGCCTGCAATCTGCGTGGCATCGACTCCCTAGTCCCTACAGCTCTCATCCTCTTGCGGTGGGCAGGTCACATGCAAGCTGTGCTGTGCTGACTCTGCTGGAGCAGCGTCCCGGCCCTTCACCACTGCAACTGTCCTGTGTGCCCCACGGGCCTGAGAAAGCTAGCTGCGTctcctctctctgtctctctctctctatccgcATTACCGGAAGAAATACGTACGTGCTCTGCTCCTGTACTCTTCTACTACAGTAGCGGAGTAACACCCTCCCTCTCGTACACCTGGCTTTCAAATTTCATCAATGGAGGCAGGTCGATGAATCGAGGGTGGTTGCCGTCGATCGATCGCGGCCACAGAGAGAACATCTATCGTGGCAGAACAAGTTTCTCtcatcctttcttttttttttcttttttgagcgTGGCAGTTCGATTTTTGAGAGCATAAGCGTAGGACTTGTCGCATTGGGCCGTATCGTATACATCGTATATGGGTTCGTCGACCGGGccggccgacgccgacgccaccgcGAAAAAAAACTGTCGAGACCCATGACCCGATTGGTTgggcattaaatgcagttgacaaaaataactaattatacaatttaACTGATTTAGACCagacaaatcttttaaacctaattagtatatgattggatattaattgtcaaataataacgaaacgtgctacaatactaaaattcaaactttttcatcATCTAACCACAGCCATTTGCACATGAAAAGTAACCATAGACTGATCAGCAGACGCTCATCAATTTACTTAGTAGTCAAAGCACACAGTAGATTTCATTGCACATAACAGAGATACGTACATGCATGCGTCGTCACAAAGACAGGTAGGTAGCTACAGGTGGTTGCTGGTCACATGCACGACAGCAGCGGAGACGCAGCAGGTCACATAGGACACGACGTACGTACGTATTCAACACGGGCATGgcggtttatttaattttatttataCGCTGTGATCGACGACGTACATACAGGTACAGGATGGGTACTGGATGGGGAGTGTGCACGCAGGCCATGGACGACGCGGCGGGCTTCTTCAGTGGCCGCAGTTGCAGCtggcgccgcagccgcagctggTGCCGCACTTGCACTTGCCGTCgttctcgccggcggcgacctcctcctcctcgcggcgcTCGACGCGGCTGCTGCGTGCAACCCATCATCCATCAGACGAGATGAGGATAGTTAAATACTTAAATCATACTACATGCATGAGCAGTCTCACGCCAGCGAAGAGTCAAAGAAAGGTTGATTCGTTCGTGCACTGCACACCATGCGAGTGGAAAACGATCCAAAAGACATGTTAATTAGTTACCTCTCGGTGTCGACTACGACGACGCCATAGCTGTTGCCCTTCCTGGAGAAGATGAGGAGGTCGATCGATCAGAGATCAAATCAGCATAGTTAATTAATTAAGCAGATCAATCCATCCACAGCGGCGTACAAGTCCAAAAATACATTGGATAGGCTTGATTCAGAGAAGGAAGGTGGAGTAGGTAGCAGCAGTAGTGTTGGGGATTGGATCTTCAGGAATGATCTCGGAGGTTAATCCCGACTTCAAAAAATATCTATTAACCTATCTGCAGGGCTCTGATGGTTTAGTACGCCCGAAGGTTGAATGATGCCTTTCAAGACCTACGAAGAACCAAGGAGCCCACCTTCGGGATGCCGAAGGTGAAGAAGGAACGCCCGGAAGCACAAGCCCAGGGATCAAGGCCTACGAAGCATCAAGGAGATCTCCTTCGGGTGGGCGAAGGCGACGACTGATCACCCGAGAGCACAAGCTTGGAGACCGAAACCTGCGAAGGTTCTCGACACCCGAAGAAGACTAAATACTGAAAGCAACTCAGGCGAAGGACTTCAAAACCTTCGACGGGGTAAGACGTGCACgtaaaacgtgaatacgtgagaaggtcagATTTGTACACCTCTCACGTTGTAATTTTACCCTGATACCATCTGTAAGTGAGCTGTACGTGAGTTGGAAGGGGGCAATTCGGGGAAAGTCTGGCCGAGGgccaggggtataaatagccccctctctccacagtgtaaagggttgaattttctgattATTAATTGAAGAATTTAGTGTTCGCTTTTATTGTCATTTTCATACTGCTCATGCTCTTTGTTCGGACATGTAAGAAGCAAATATCCCAACAAGTAGAAGGCGCGCATCACTTACGTGCACTTGCTCCTGTCAGCACAGTCGCAGTTGCCGCACTTGTCCGACATGTTGCTGGTGGAACTAGCTAGGACGAGCCTGCGTTGGTTGATGGAGTTGGGTTCAGGAAGAAGCTAGGCTCTGCTCTGCTTGTTGTGCTGTGGTGAGGAGCCATGGCCGGGTATATATAGCCGGAGCATGCAGCTACTCCAGTTGCGGCGGGAATCCAACCCGCTGCCACTTGCAAGCGATCGAGGGGGAAGAAGAAACAGGAAAGAAGGATGCCGACGCGACGCCGCCGGATGGAATCAGCGGAGCGCGCCCCGCCCGGCGCGGCGTGCACGGCACACGCTCCAAGGAGGCCGCACGGAAGGAATCTCCCGCGGCCACCGCacgcccgcccccgccggccctTCACCGCGCCCATACATGCGGTGCGCATGGCACGCCGGTGACGCGCGCCTCTGCCGATCAACAGAGCAACAAAAAAGAAATCGACAACATGGGCGCGCCCACGATGACCGCCTCGAGAAACCTGCTGTCTCTGCTGCTGTGTGTAGGGATGGTAAAGGGTATTGCAATTTGATCTAGAGAATCTAAGAGTTAGATTTTAATTctatataattttaaattaaaatatttaaaaatcaTGGTGGACTATGAAGAAATCATTAGAGCCATAGTCTATTACCCAGGCCCGTATTTGGGCACGTGCAGGCCGTGCGACCGCACTGGGCCCCCGAATTCGAAGGGCCCCCAAAATATTATGTATATATTAGATATAGTCATGCAAACACTTTAATTTAGTTGATTGTTTGACCCAAATTGTGGCAAAACATGGCCCAAATTGCTCCTAAAAGATAAATCGTTGTAGACGTATCACTTGCCACTTTTTTTTACATGGGTGCTGTTTGGGGTCACGTGTGTGATCTCAAGTGTACCTGTCACAGCACCCCAACCTCTTCAAGATTTCGTGTTTTGGAGATAAAATCGGCCTAATAAATCAGACCCCTCAATGCTTTGttgctagaaaaaaaaaatcggaaAAAATTTTTTGTTGCCCAAACAAtaacaattgttccagcaacaaaaaaaaaattccggaacaaaaatagttattgggccttatgtgatgatttaactatcagtcacacgtgtgacttctaACATTTGTGCTTCCACACAGCACATCGCACTCATGTGACTTCTAACATTTGTGCTTTCACACAGCATATCGCGCTTGCCGACTGATATCGCTTGGTATTCATGATCCTTCACTAGGTCACCAGGGCCCCAGTCCATTGTTTGGCACAGGGCCCCcgaatttgccggtacggccctgcTATTACCACCTCTAGCAGTGGGATTGATTAAGCTCGGATTTCTTTTTCTCGCTTAGCTTCGATTGGCTGAACCCCCTCTTGCCTTTTGCTTGTGCTCGCCGGCCGGTATCTCGATCGAGCTGCTACCACGACGATCCCCGCCCGCAACGCAACCACGCAATCTCTCTCCATCCGGCCTGGGCGGTGGAATAATTATTGGATTGTGGACGGACGCATATATCCCTCTCCCTAGCTGGCCTTATCATCACCTTCACCTCCGGTCATTTAACTTCTGAAGATTTCACATCCCATTCAGTAGTGGGTGCTCActgctctccctccctcctctgctccaatGGCCATGGCGCGCCATGGGGTCGCCGTCGCCTCCCGTCCCTCGCCGGCCACTAGGCTACGAATAAGTTTTAAAgggagcaccaccaccaccactccacCATTGGAGGCTCGCCAAATCGCAGCGAATTTCTCCGATGCGCCGCCGTCAAATCGAGCCACACGCATACGAGAGATGCCCTCATCTGCGTCGTGTCCTTTTTAAAATTCCGACGGAACTACTACGTTGCTTCCGGATCGATGAAGCATATTTTCTTCTAGCTTGAGGCACCAGcagtttattttctttttctgttcttttttttcatgtccATTGCAAAACGGAAAACATTCCTACAGGTTATCCAGACTACGTGCGCGAGTTTACTAGGCTACCATCAAACTGTTGGGCAACCTCTCTCGGCTTGTTGTTTCGTCTACGTCCCAGCCAGCTCACCGTTCTTCTTCTTGGAGTGTCAGGCCCAAAATCGGAAGCCCGCAGCATCTCTCTCAGCGGACGGACGACAGGGCGCGGCGCACGCGGCCCGTCCCGTCGGCTCCGTTAGATGGTGGGCTAAGTCCAGCGAGCCTTCCTTTGGCGGAGCCCATGTTGCGCGCTgttgagccgccgccgccgcagctgcagcCCATCTGCCTGCCCATGGCGCGAGTCCTTGCTCCAGGTGGTGGCTCCCCGTCCGTACACCGCAGCGGCTGCGTTCGCCGGCCGGTCTCGTTTGCTGACCGGATAAGCCACACGCCGGTAGGgtgtaaatgcaaaaaaaaatttgggtttcgaatcttcccaatttgaagcactaaatgaaatttatttacaaaactttttgcacagatgggttgtaaatcgcgaggcaAATATAATGATGCTAATCAATtcataattaatcaataattagcggatggttactgtagcatcactgttgcaaatcatgaattcgtctcgcgatttacagcccattcatgcaaaaaattttataaatagacttcatttagtacttcaaattaacaaaaTTACTTTTCACTTTAATATATTTatggtttttttgcgtttacgggtggaactaaacacaccctcaatCGGCCGGCCGGTCTGTCTGTCAGATGCGCTTGCACTTGCATTGCCTGCGGCGGCGACAGCGCTGAGGGGCGGCGCGCTGCCCGCcatgccgcccccgccgccttgAAGCTCGCTCGTCAGTCGCCGGTGCTTGCGCCTGCTGCTACTACCAAATTAATGGCACGGCATGGGCAACCAAAGTGTACTACGTCAGTAATCGTCTCACAGCCACAGCGCTACTGCTTCCGTTCAGTGCATGA contains:
- the LOC120705676 gene encoding metallothionein-like protein 3A, producing MSDKCGNCDCADRSKCTKGNSYGVVVVDTESSRVERREEEEVAAGENDGKCKCGTSCGCGASCNCGH